In Perca fluviatilis chromosome 14, GENO_Pfluv_1.0, whole genome shotgun sequence, a genomic segment contains:
- the ppargc1a gene encoding peroxisome proliferator-activated receptor gamma coactivator 1-alpha isoform X7: protein MDGYARTEDELFSSCLLNLTWENCYEQCAALVGEDQPLCPDLPELDLSELDVSDLDADSFLGGLKWYNDQSEIISTQYGNDASNLFEKIDEENEANLLAVLTETLDSIPVDEDGLPSFEALADGDVTNASDRSCPSSPDGSPRTPEPEEPSLLKKLLLAPANSQLSYNQYTGGKAQNHAASSNHRIRPPPAVVKTESPWNGKARGGSSQQNRPVRRPCTELLKYLTATDDILLHTKASDAKSTWGGANSRDKSGLGLGASSSSSSPSSSSTSSFSSLSSISSSSSSTTSKKKSAVPSQQQQQQQQQPQQHHQRAKPTTLPLPLTPESPNDHKGSPFENKTIERTLSVEIAGTPGLTPPTTPPHKASQENPFKASVKTKLSSCSSSALAFKRARLSELGPGALAPAPGASGGGPTRKGPEQTELYAQLSKASTTLPYSVTQHSVGGGLEEHRSTSNNKRAASRSYSDHDYCQASASTKKDGGTVTVTMTTAAEMMVTSGATAAPMPTTGKVEDRHVECKDSAIPPSSSSSSSSCSPSSASSGPLAKQLNVASVNGEAARVQELGKQTLTKTTQMPSQEATTDWDQLHSAAISRKLLCDQEIRAELNKHFGPPLKAFYSPGGQERETGSKPSKAAALKTFAEGENGTYSQRLPGSTYLQPGFLPFQDELELGEGRESRFLYPWEGTPLDLLFDCPPCSPSCSPPSSCSPSRGSISPPSSLLLSPSRPFCWTSSGSRSRSRSHSGSRSSSSHHRRRSLSSSPDRRPSSWSRHNTDPSTIRSRTHKSPHPQSQFPLSRRPRYDSYEEYQHERLKREEYRRDYEKREFERAEQRERQKQKAIEERRVVYVGRLRSDCTRTELKRRFEVFGEIEECAVNLRDDGDNFGFITYRYTCDAFAALENGHTLRRSNEPQFELCFGGQKQFCKSHYTDLDSHSDDFDPASTKSKYDSMDFDSLLREAQHSLRR, encoded by the exons AAGATAGATGAAGAAAATGAGGCCAACTTGCTGGCAGTGCTTACAGAGACCCTGGACAGCATCCCGGTGGATGAGGACGGATTGCCTTCGTTTGAGGCCCTGGCAGATGGGGACGTGACCAATGCCAGTGACCGGAGCTGTCCCTCCTCCCCTGACGGCTCGCCACGCACCCCAGAGCCTGAGGAGCCTTCCCTG CTGAAGAAGCTCCTTCTGGCACCCGCAAACTCCCAGCTCAGCTATAATCAATACACAGGTGGCAAGGCACAGAACCATGCAGCCAGCAGCAACCACCGGATCAGACCACCACCTGCCGTCGTCaag ACGGAGAGCCCCTGGAATGGCAAAGCAAGAGGGGGCTCCAGCCAACAGAACCGCCCGGTGAGGCGGCCTTGCACTGAGCTGCTGAAATACCTAACAGCCACCGATGACATCCTGCTCCACACCAAAGCCAGTGACGCCAAGAGCACCTGGGGGGGTGCCAATAGCAGGGACAAGAGTGGCCTGGGTCTTGgtgcctcttcctcttcctcttcgcCATCCTCGTCATCCACATCCTcgttctcctccctctcatcaatctcttcttcctcttcctccaccacCTCCAAGAAGAAGTCAGCTGTACcatctcagcagcagcagcagcagcagcagcagccgcagcaGCATCACCAGCGAG CCAAACCAACCACCTTGCCACTTCCTTTGACCCCAGAGTCTCCAAA TGACCACAAGGGATCACCGTTTGAGAACAAAACCATTGAACGCACATTAAGTGTGGAGATTGCTGGAACCCCAG GTCTGACACCACCTACCACGCCCCCACACAAAGCCAGTCAAGAGAATCCTTTCAAAGCATCGGTCAAAACCAAGTTGTCTTCATGTTCCTCATCGGCCTTGGCATTCAAAAGAGCCAGGCTGAGCGAATTGGGCCCCGGCGCTCTGGCCCCGGCCCCAGGTGCCTCAGGCGGGGGCCCCACCAGGAAGGGTCCCGAACAGACTGAGCTTTATGCCCAGCTGAGCAAAGCGTCCACCACCCTACCTTACTCGGTCACCCAACACTCTGTGGGGGGCGGACTTGAGGAGCATCGCAGCACTAGCAACAATAAGCGGGCGGCGTCCCGTAGCTACAGTGACCATGACTATTGCCAAGCATCAGCTAGCACTAAGAAGGACGGCGGCACAGTCACTGTTACCATGACTACAGCAGCGGAAATGATGGTCACCTCAGGTGCCACCGCTGCTCCCATGCCTACTACAGGCAAAGTGGAGGACAGGCATGTCGAATGTAAGGACTCAGCAATTCCAccatcctcttcatcatcttcatcttctTGTTCTCCATCATCAGCTTCATCTGGTCCTTTGGCTAAGCAGCTTAATGTTGCCTCTGTGAACGGAGAAGCAGCCCGGGTCCAGGAGTTAGGGAAGCAGACCCTTACAAAAACCACCCAGATGCCCTCACAAGAGGCCACTACTGACTGGGACCAACTACACTCTGCTGCCATCAGCCGGAAGCTATTGTGTGACCAGGAAATCAGAGCAGAACTCAACAAGCACTTTGGCCCCCCCTTAAAAGCCTTTTATAGCCCGGGTGGCcaggagagagaaacaggcagCAAACCAAGTAAGGCTGCAGCCCTGAAGACCTTTGCGGAGGGAGAGAATGGCACCTACTCACAGAGGCTGCCTGGCTCCACCTACCTGCAGCCAGGGTTCCTGCCCTTTCAGGATGAGTTAGAGCTGGGTGAGGGCCGTGAGAGTCGCTTCCTCTATCCGTGGGAGGGCACCCCTCTGGACCTTCTCTTTGACTGCCCCCCCTGCTCCCCCTCCTGTTCCCCACCATCCAGCTGCTCCCCTTCACGAGGCTCCATCTCCCcaccttcctccctcctcctctcgccCAGCAGGCCTTTCTGCTGGACCAGCAGCGGCTCCCGCTCCCGTTCTCGTTCCCACTCTGGCTCCCGCAGCTCCTCATCGCACCACCGGAGGCGCTCCCTCTCCAGCTCACCTGACAGACGCCCCTCCTCCTG GTCTCGTCACAACACAGATCCAAGCACCATTCGTTCCAGGACTCACAAGAGCCCCCACCCTCAGTCTCAATTTCCTCTCAGCCGCAGGCCAAG GTATGACAGCTACGAGGAGTACCAGCACGAGAGGCTGAAGAGGGAGGAGTACCGCCGGGACTACGAGAAGCGGGAGTTCGAAAGGGCcgagcagagagagaggcaaaagCAAAAAGCAATA GAGGAGAGACGGGTGGTGTACGTGGGGCGACTGAGGTCCGACTGCACCCGGACAGAATTGAAGCGCCGCTTTGAAGTCTTTGGCGAAATTGAAGAATGTGCAGTGAACCTGAGAGACGATGG GGACAATTTTGGCTTCATCACGTACCGCTACACTTGTGACGCCTTTGCCGCCCTTGAGAACGGACACACCTTACGCAGGTCAAACGAGCCTCAGTTCGAGCTATGCTTTGGCGGACAAAAGCAGTTCTGCAAATCACATTACACAGACTTGG ACTCCCATTCGGACGACTTTGATCCAGCCTCCACAAAAAGCAAGTATGACTCCATGGATTTTGACAGCTTGCTGAGAGAGGCCCAGCACAGCCTGAGAAGGTAA
- the ppargc1a gene encoding peroxisome proliferator-activated receptor gamma coactivator 1-alpha isoform X2: MDGYARTEDELFSSCLLNLTWENCYEQCAALVGEDQPLCPDLPELDLSELDVSDLDADSFLGGLKWYNDQSEIISTQYGNDASNLFEKIDEENEANLLAVLTETLDSIPVDEDGLPSFEALADGDVTNASDRSCPSSPDGSPRTPEPEEPSLLKKLLLAPANSQLSYNQYTGGKAQNHAASSNHRIRPPPAVVKTESPWNGKARGGSSQQNRPVRRPCTELLKYLTATDDILLHTKASDAKSTWGGANSRDKSGLGLGASSSSSSPSSSSTSSFSSLSSISSSSSSTTSKKKSAVPSQQQQQQQQQPQQHHQRGESRAAGECSVAGVGAGKWQRCTHDAGVKESEGASIPVGHRTSTCGHARPKLEHGSPSEEGRPPGDVGRLAAARFISDHKGSPFENKTIERTLSVEIAGTPGLTPPTTPPHKASQENPFKASVKTKLSSCSSSALAFKRARLSELGPGALAPAPGASGGGPTRKGPEQTELYAQLSKASTTLPYSVTQHSVGGGLEEHRSTSNNKRAASRSYSDHDYCQASASTKKDGGTVTVTMTTAAEMMVTSGATAAPMPTTGKVEDRHVECKDSAIPPSSSSSSSSCSPSSASSGPLAKQLNVASVNGEAARVQELGKQTLTKTTQMPSQEATTDWDQLHSAAISRKLLCDQEIRAELNKHFGPPLKAFYSPGGQERETGSKPSKAAALKTFAEGENGTYSQRLPGSTYLQPGFLPFQDELELGEGRESRFLYPWEGTPLDLLFDCPPCSPSCSPPSSCSPSRGSISPPSSLLLSPSRPFCWTSSGSRSRSRSHSGSRSSSSHHRRRSLSSSPDRRPSSWSRHNTDPSTIRSRTHKSPHPQSQFPLSRRPRYDSYEEYQHERLKREEYRRDYEKREFERAEQRERQKQKAIEERRVVYVGRLRSDCTRTELKRRFEVFGEIEECAVNLRDDGDNFGFITYRYTCDAFAALENGHTLRRSNEPQFELCFGGQKQFCKSHYTDLDSHSDDFDPASTKSKYDSMDFDSLLREAQHSLRR; this comes from the exons AAGATAGATGAAGAAAATGAGGCCAACTTGCTGGCAGTGCTTACAGAGACCCTGGACAGCATCCCGGTGGATGAGGACGGATTGCCTTCGTTTGAGGCCCTGGCAGATGGGGACGTGACCAATGCCAGTGACCGGAGCTGTCCCTCCTCCCCTGACGGCTCGCCACGCACCCCAGAGCCTGAGGAGCCTTCCCTG CTGAAGAAGCTCCTTCTGGCACCCGCAAACTCCCAGCTCAGCTATAATCAATACACAGGTGGCAAGGCACAGAACCATGCAGCCAGCAGCAACCACCGGATCAGACCACCACCTGCCGTCGTCaag ACGGAGAGCCCCTGGAATGGCAAAGCAAGAGGGGGCTCCAGCCAACAGAACCGCCCGGTGAGGCGGCCTTGCACTGAGCTGCTGAAATACCTAACAGCCACCGATGACATCCTGCTCCACACCAAAGCCAGTGACGCCAAGAGCACCTGGGGGGGTGCCAATAGCAGGGACAAGAGTGGCCTGGGTCTTGgtgcctcttcctcttcctcttcgcCATCCTCGTCATCCACATCCTcgttctcctccctctcatcaatctcttcttcctcttcctccaccacCTCCAAGAAGAAGTCAGCTGTACcatctcagcagcagcagcagcagcagcagcagccgcagcaGCATCACCAGCGAGGTGAGAGCCGGGCTGCAGGCGAGTGTAGTGTGGCTGGTGTTGGGGCTGGGAAGTGGCAGCGTTGCACTCACGATGCCGGGGTTAAGGAGTCGGAGGGTGCTTCTATCCCTGTCGGCCACAGAACCTCCACCTGCGGCCATGCCCGCCCCAAACTGGAGCACGGGTCGCCCAGTGAAGAAGGAAGGCCGCCAGGCGATGTGGGCCGCCTGGCCGCCGCTAGGTTTATTAG TGACCACAAGGGATCACCGTTTGAGAACAAAACCATTGAACGCACATTAAGTGTGGAGATTGCTGGAACCCCAG GTCTGACACCACCTACCACGCCCCCACACAAAGCCAGTCAAGAGAATCCTTTCAAAGCATCGGTCAAAACCAAGTTGTCTTCATGTTCCTCATCGGCCTTGGCATTCAAAAGAGCCAGGCTGAGCGAATTGGGCCCCGGCGCTCTGGCCCCGGCCCCAGGTGCCTCAGGCGGGGGCCCCACCAGGAAGGGTCCCGAACAGACTGAGCTTTATGCCCAGCTGAGCAAAGCGTCCACCACCCTACCTTACTCGGTCACCCAACACTCTGTGGGGGGCGGACTTGAGGAGCATCGCAGCACTAGCAACAATAAGCGGGCGGCGTCCCGTAGCTACAGTGACCATGACTATTGCCAAGCATCAGCTAGCACTAAGAAGGACGGCGGCACAGTCACTGTTACCATGACTACAGCAGCGGAAATGATGGTCACCTCAGGTGCCACCGCTGCTCCCATGCCTACTACAGGCAAAGTGGAGGACAGGCATGTCGAATGTAAGGACTCAGCAATTCCAccatcctcttcatcatcttcatcttctTGTTCTCCATCATCAGCTTCATCTGGTCCTTTGGCTAAGCAGCTTAATGTTGCCTCTGTGAACGGAGAAGCAGCCCGGGTCCAGGAGTTAGGGAAGCAGACCCTTACAAAAACCACCCAGATGCCCTCACAAGAGGCCACTACTGACTGGGACCAACTACACTCTGCTGCCATCAGCCGGAAGCTATTGTGTGACCAGGAAATCAGAGCAGAACTCAACAAGCACTTTGGCCCCCCCTTAAAAGCCTTTTATAGCCCGGGTGGCcaggagagagaaacaggcagCAAACCAAGTAAGGCTGCAGCCCTGAAGACCTTTGCGGAGGGAGAGAATGGCACCTACTCACAGAGGCTGCCTGGCTCCACCTACCTGCAGCCAGGGTTCCTGCCCTTTCAGGATGAGTTAGAGCTGGGTGAGGGCCGTGAGAGTCGCTTCCTCTATCCGTGGGAGGGCACCCCTCTGGACCTTCTCTTTGACTGCCCCCCCTGCTCCCCCTCCTGTTCCCCACCATCCAGCTGCTCCCCTTCACGAGGCTCCATCTCCCcaccttcctccctcctcctctcgccCAGCAGGCCTTTCTGCTGGACCAGCAGCGGCTCCCGCTCCCGTTCTCGTTCCCACTCTGGCTCCCGCAGCTCCTCATCGCACCACCGGAGGCGCTCCCTCTCCAGCTCACCTGACAGACGCCCCTCCTCCTG GTCTCGTCACAACACAGATCCAAGCACCATTCGTTCCAGGACTCACAAGAGCCCCCACCCTCAGTCTCAATTTCCTCTCAGCCGCAGGCCAAG GTATGACAGCTACGAGGAGTACCAGCACGAGAGGCTGAAGAGGGAGGAGTACCGCCGGGACTACGAGAAGCGGGAGTTCGAAAGGGCcgagcagagagagaggcaaaagCAAAAAGCAATA GAGGAGAGACGGGTGGTGTACGTGGGGCGACTGAGGTCCGACTGCACCCGGACAGAATTGAAGCGCCGCTTTGAAGTCTTTGGCGAAATTGAAGAATGTGCAGTGAACCTGAGAGACGATGG GGACAATTTTGGCTTCATCACGTACCGCTACACTTGTGACGCCTTTGCCGCCCTTGAGAACGGACACACCTTACGCAGGTCAAACGAGCCTCAGTTCGAGCTATGCTTTGGCGGACAAAAGCAGTTCTGCAAATCACATTACACAGACTTGG ACTCCCATTCGGACGACTTTGATCCAGCCTCCACAAAAAGCAAGTATGACTCCATGGATTTTGACAGCTTGCTGAGAGAGGCCCAGCACAGCCTGAGAAGGTAA
- the ppargc1a gene encoding peroxisome proliferator-activated receptor gamma coactivator 1-alpha isoform X1, with the protein MDGYARTEDELFSSCLLNLTWENCYEQCAALVGEDQPLCPDLPELDLSELDVSDLDADSFLGGLKWYNDQSEIISTQYGNDASNLFEKIDEENEANLLAVLTETLDSIPVDEDGLPSFEALADGDVTNASDRSCPSSPDGSPRTPEPEEPSLLKKLLLAPANSQLSYNQYTGGKAQNHAASSNHRIRPPPAVVKTESPWNGKARGGSSQQNRPVRRPCTELLKYLTATDDILLHTKASDAKSTWGGANSRDKSGLGLGASSSSSSPSSSSTSSFSSLSSISSSSSSTTSKKKSAVPSQQQQQQQQQPQQHHQRGESRAAGECSVAGVGAGKWQRCTHDAGVKESEGASIPVGHRTSTCGHARPKLEHGSPSEEGRPPGDVGRLAAARFIRYMHSYSLPPREVSHSCEHCREAAGATQASEGFGRQGRRKGSGASRAPHRYITVTIKERDEKPGHPLLSQLLTSKQRPAQYRAHLLPPKITPLPSIQSKSAGKRSVSPAQAPSKVEEEEMGGTTDCRNRGVCQLEEPDLGSLLSPLALDLESWVNQQDSGLDMGFGLELGWLNQGLYGEDVDRDDDDDDDDDHVMGSPTAVLSQGQPSPLFPDTRIAEPAPPCIIQGQGHPHRQALSEHPDDQGLLLLAKPTTLPLPLTPESPNDHKGSPFENKTIERTLSVEIAGTPGLTPPTTPPHKASQENPFKASVKTKLSSCSSSALAFKRARLSELGPGALAPAPGASGGGPTRKGPEQTELYAQLSKASTTLPYSVTQHSVGGGLEEHRSTSNNKRAASRSYSDHDYCQASASTKKDGGTVTVTMTTAAEMMVTSGATAAPMPTTGKVEDRHVECKDSAIPPSSSSSSSSCSPSSASSGPLAKQLNVASVNGEAARVQELGKQTLTKTTQMPSQEATTDWDQLHSAAISRKLLCDQEIRAELNKHFGPPLKAFYSPGGQERETGSKPSKAAALKTFAEGENGTYSQRLPGSTYLQPGFLPFQDELELGEGRESRFLYPWEGTPLDLLFDCPPCSPSCSPPSSCSPSRGSISPPSSLLLSPSRPFCWTSSGSRSRSRSHSGSRSSSSHHRRRSLSSSPDRRPSSWSRHNTDPSTIRSRTHKSPHPQSQFPLSRRPRYDSYEEYQHERLKREEYRRDYEKREFERAEQRERQKQKAIEERRVVYVGRLRSDCTRTELKRRFEVFGEIEECAVNLRDDGDNFGFITYRYTCDAFAALENGHTLRRSNEPQFELCFGGQKQFCKSHYTDLDSHSDDFDPASTKSKYDSMDFDSLLREAQHSLRR; encoded by the exons AAGATAGATGAAGAAAATGAGGCCAACTTGCTGGCAGTGCTTACAGAGACCCTGGACAGCATCCCGGTGGATGAGGACGGATTGCCTTCGTTTGAGGCCCTGGCAGATGGGGACGTGACCAATGCCAGTGACCGGAGCTGTCCCTCCTCCCCTGACGGCTCGCCACGCACCCCAGAGCCTGAGGAGCCTTCCCTG CTGAAGAAGCTCCTTCTGGCACCCGCAAACTCCCAGCTCAGCTATAATCAATACACAGGTGGCAAGGCACAGAACCATGCAGCCAGCAGCAACCACCGGATCAGACCACCACCTGCCGTCGTCaag ACGGAGAGCCCCTGGAATGGCAAAGCAAGAGGGGGCTCCAGCCAACAGAACCGCCCGGTGAGGCGGCCTTGCACTGAGCTGCTGAAATACCTAACAGCCACCGATGACATCCTGCTCCACACCAAAGCCAGTGACGCCAAGAGCACCTGGGGGGGTGCCAATAGCAGGGACAAGAGTGGCCTGGGTCTTGgtgcctcttcctcttcctcttcgcCATCCTCGTCATCCACATCCTcgttctcctccctctcatcaatctcttcttcctcttcctccaccacCTCCAAGAAGAAGTCAGCTGTACcatctcagcagcagcagcagcagcagcagcagccgcagcaGCATCACCAGCGAGGTGAGAGCCGGGCTGCAGGCGAGTGTAGTGTGGCTGGTGTTGGGGCTGGGAAGTGGCAGCGTTGCACTCACGATGCCGGGGTTAAGGAGTCGGAGGGTGCTTCTATCCCTGTCGGCCACAGAACCTCCACCTGCGGCCATGCCCGCCCCAAACTGGAGCACGGGTCGCCCAGTGAAGAAGGAAGGCCGCCAGGCGATGTGGGCCGCCTGGCCGCCGCTAGGTTTATTAGGTATATGCATTCTTATTCCCTCCCTCCCCGAGAGGTGAGTCACAGCTGTGAGCATTGCCGAGAGGCTGCGGGCGCCACTCAGGCTAGTGAGGGCTTTGGCAGGCAAGGCCGTAGAAAAGGTAGTGGTGCTAGCCGTGCACCTCATAGGTACATCACAGTGACAATTAAGGAAAGAGATGAGAAGCCGGGGCACCCTTTACTTAGCCAGCTGCTCACCTCCAAACAGAGGCCTGCTCAATATCGAGCTCACCTACTCCCACCTAAGATCACCCCTTTACCCAGCATTCAGAGCAAATCAGCAGGTAAGAGGTCTGTGAGCCCAGCACAGGCTCCCTCaaaggtggaggaggaagagatggGAGGGACCACTGATTGTAGAAACCGGGGAGTATGTCAGCTTGAAGAGCCTGACTTAGGGTCCCTGTTGTCACCTCTGGCCTTAGACCTAGAGAGCTGGGTTAACCAGCAAGACTCAGGGCTAGACATGGGCTTTGGACTAGAGCTCGGGTGGCTAAACCAAGGGCTCTATGGGGAGGATGTTGAccgtgatgatgatgatgatgatgatgatgaccatGTCATGGGCAGCCCCACTGCGGTGCTCTCCCAGGGCCAACCAAGCCCACTCTTCCCAGATACTAGAATTGCAGAGCCCGCCCCTCCCTGCATCATACAAGGGCAAGGGCACCCACACAGGCAGGCACTCAGCGAGCACCCCGACGACCAGGGCCTCCTGTTGTTAG CCAAACCAACCACCTTGCCACTTCCTTTGACCCCAGAGTCTCCAAA TGACCACAAGGGATCACCGTTTGAGAACAAAACCATTGAACGCACATTAAGTGTGGAGATTGCTGGAACCCCAG GTCTGACACCACCTACCACGCCCCCACACAAAGCCAGTCAAGAGAATCCTTTCAAAGCATCGGTCAAAACCAAGTTGTCTTCATGTTCCTCATCGGCCTTGGCATTCAAAAGAGCCAGGCTGAGCGAATTGGGCCCCGGCGCTCTGGCCCCGGCCCCAGGTGCCTCAGGCGGGGGCCCCACCAGGAAGGGTCCCGAACAGACTGAGCTTTATGCCCAGCTGAGCAAAGCGTCCACCACCCTACCTTACTCGGTCACCCAACACTCTGTGGGGGGCGGACTTGAGGAGCATCGCAGCACTAGCAACAATAAGCGGGCGGCGTCCCGTAGCTACAGTGACCATGACTATTGCCAAGCATCAGCTAGCACTAAGAAGGACGGCGGCACAGTCACTGTTACCATGACTACAGCAGCGGAAATGATGGTCACCTCAGGTGCCACCGCTGCTCCCATGCCTACTACAGGCAAAGTGGAGGACAGGCATGTCGAATGTAAGGACTCAGCAATTCCAccatcctcttcatcatcttcatcttctTGTTCTCCATCATCAGCTTCATCTGGTCCTTTGGCTAAGCAGCTTAATGTTGCCTCTGTGAACGGAGAAGCAGCCCGGGTCCAGGAGTTAGGGAAGCAGACCCTTACAAAAACCACCCAGATGCCCTCACAAGAGGCCACTACTGACTGGGACCAACTACACTCTGCTGCCATCAGCCGGAAGCTATTGTGTGACCAGGAAATCAGAGCAGAACTCAACAAGCACTTTGGCCCCCCCTTAAAAGCCTTTTATAGCCCGGGTGGCcaggagagagaaacaggcagCAAACCAAGTAAGGCTGCAGCCCTGAAGACCTTTGCGGAGGGAGAGAATGGCACCTACTCACAGAGGCTGCCTGGCTCCACCTACCTGCAGCCAGGGTTCCTGCCCTTTCAGGATGAGTTAGAGCTGGGTGAGGGCCGTGAGAGTCGCTTCCTCTATCCGTGGGAGGGCACCCCTCTGGACCTTCTCTTTGACTGCCCCCCCTGCTCCCCCTCCTGTTCCCCACCATCCAGCTGCTCCCCTTCACGAGGCTCCATCTCCCcaccttcctccctcctcctctcgccCAGCAGGCCTTTCTGCTGGACCAGCAGCGGCTCCCGCTCCCGTTCTCGTTCCCACTCTGGCTCCCGCAGCTCCTCATCGCACCACCGGAGGCGCTCCCTCTCCAGCTCACCTGACAGACGCCCCTCCTCCTG GTCTCGTCACAACACAGATCCAAGCACCATTCGTTCCAGGACTCACAAGAGCCCCCACCCTCAGTCTCAATTTCCTCTCAGCCGCAGGCCAAG GTATGACAGCTACGAGGAGTACCAGCACGAGAGGCTGAAGAGGGAGGAGTACCGCCGGGACTACGAGAAGCGGGAGTTCGAAAGGGCcgagcagagagagaggcaaaagCAAAAAGCAATA GAGGAGAGACGGGTGGTGTACGTGGGGCGACTGAGGTCCGACTGCACCCGGACAGAATTGAAGCGCCGCTTTGAAGTCTTTGGCGAAATTGAAGAATGTGCAGTGAACCTGAGAGACGATGG GGACAATTTTGGCTTCATCACGTACCGCTACACTTGTGACGCCTTTGCCGCCCTTGAGAACGGACACACCTTACGCAGGTCAAACGAGCCTCAGTTCGAGCTATGCTTTGGCGGACAAAAGCAGTTCTGCAAATCACATTACACAGACTTGG ACTCCCATTCGGACGACTTTGATCCAGCCTCCACAAAAAGCAAGTATGACTCCATGGATTTTGACAGCTTGCTGAGAGAGGCCCAGCACAGCCTGAGAAGGTAA